A region of the Alphaproteobacteria bacterium genome:
TTTTCTTTTGCTGATTTTATCATCATCTTAATCGCGCTCGATCCGGCTTTGCGGTCAATTGCAACGCAGCCGACCTTGGCGAGATATAAGCCAAATAGCGGAATATAGAGCAGTTCTTTTTTAAGCACGAATGCAGGTTTTTTTAGCACCGCAGTCAACGCAATGGTTTCAAAGGCAGATTGGTGCTTTGCAGCAAATATGGCTTGAGAATCTAATCGGTTTTCTAACCCTTCGAGTTGCATACGTATGCCACAGATATGGTGCGCCAGAAACAGGGTTATATGCGCCCATAACTTGGCAAATTTCCACATTACTGCGCGAGGCAGAAGCAAAAGCGGAAGGTACAACACTGCCAGAATCACGGTTATTCCGTAAAAAGAAATATTGAATAATGTGGCGCGAACAGCGTTCATTGGCGAGTTTCCTTTTTGTGAGAAGGGGAAGTAGCATCAGCTTCACTGCCTAGACCCACATCGGTTGGAGGGTGCAGCTTGCTTGTGCGCGGCGAAATCACCTGTAAAGCCTCAGGCAGAGCATAATAAAGCTTTCGCAAAATGTATTTATTATATTCTAAGAATATTAATCGCAGTGAGCCACGGGAGACCAACACCACATTTTCCACCTCTTTCCATTCAGGAAATACGGGCGAGGCAATAATGTTAGCCTCAGGCATCGCGTGACGGAACTCCATCAGGCTGCGTGGCATGTGATAGCTGGAAGTTACCAGCCGCACACTGTGATAATTATTTTTTTTCATCCATTTTCTGGTTTCAATGGCATTTCCCACCGTATCACGCGGCCCGTAATCCAGCACCATACGCGATATACCATCGGACAGCACCGGATGATTAGTGTCGATGTGATATTCTTTTACCAGTTCTTCTGGCTTAACGTCTTTGTCTACACCTGAAATCAACAGCATTTTTGCGCGATCTTCCTTGAGTAGATCGATGCCCTTCTCAACGCGTCCCATACCTCCTGTCAGCACAACTATAATATCGGTTTGCGTAGCGCTTACGGATTCATTTTCCTGTCGTGGCACTTGGTGGTAAAACCACGCAAACCCTGCCAGCCACAATGCAACAGCAACGACAAGCAGAGCAAAAATCATTCGCGTATGTTTTTTGGCCACAGCCATGCATCGCCTCAGGGTTTACGTTTTAGCAATGCCAGTACGGCATAGCGGGTAGAGAAAAATGCCGCTAAAGCGGTAAGCAATGGCAGCGTCAGAAACAATAGCGCATGTGTATAGGAAAAATCAAATACAGGTAGCAATGGTGCATCCAGGGATGTGGTAAGATTTTGCGACAGCCAGAATAACAGCGCTGCCACCAGCGATCCTCTTGCTGCACCACGAAACACCAGCCGCATGGCATTTTGTTGAAATTGGGCTGCAATATAATCATCTTGCGCGCCGATAGTATACAATACCTCTACTGTTTGCTGGTGCAGGCGCAGCGCCGTTTTTGCTGCAAGCACCACAATGGCAAGCGTGGTCAGAATAATCATTCCTGCTAAAGTAAAAATCATATATTGCACTCCGGAAGAAAATTGACTGAAGCGCGTCATCCACTGCTTGTAGTCATCTATTTCTGCGCCGGGGGCTAATTCTTGCAGCCTACGCTCCAGCGCTGGCAAATCCACTGCTGCACCTTCCAGAATTTTCACCTCTATCAGCATAGGGAGCGGCAGATTTTCTACTCCTTCGGCGTTGCCAAGCCACGGCTCAATAAGCGCCTGCATTTCTTCTTTGCTGATTTCATGCGCCGACACCACCCAATCGTTATTGCGCACCAATTGTACTACGGTTTCGGGCTGAACAGTCACTGCCGCCGCTGCAGGAATTTGTATGGTGAAGCTATTAAGGTAATTGCCGCTAATGCGATGCATAATGGTACCCAGTGACAATGAGCCTGCCAGCATCAAGCCGGTTAGACACACCATAAATGCCACGATCCACGGCAGAAAACGATTCGCCTCATCACGGGCAAAAGGAATGTCCGGTGCAGCGAACCAACTTTTTTTATGAAATTCCTGCGACACCCTATATTCCTGCCTGTTGGCTGATTATGCCTGCGTATCTACCTTAGATTCAGCAGCGCCTTTTTTCGACACCACTACCATGGCAGGGCGTAACAGACGGTCATTAATGACATAGCCGGCCTGCATAACGTGCAGCACGGTATTAGGCTCTTTGCTGGGATCTTCTACCTGACTCACTGCCTGATGACGGTTATGGTCAAATTTTTCACCCATGGGGTCTATGCGCTGAATACCATGTTTTTCGAAAGCATTGAGCAATTCCCGCAAGGTCATGTCTACCCCATCTGCCAGACTTTTGAGCGGGCCATCTTCTTTGCGGGCTTCTTCAGAAATACTATTAACGGCCAAAAACAAATTCTCGCCTACGGTAATCATATCGCGTGCAAAACCGGATACGGCATATTTGCTGGTTTCTTCCACATCTCGTGTGGCGCGGCGGCGTACGTTTTCAGATTCGGCTACCGCACGCAAAAGCTGATCTTTCATTTCGCCAAGCTTAGTTTCATA
Encoded here:
- a CDS encoding 1-acyl-sn-glycerol-3-phosphate acyltransferase, with amino-acid sequence MNAVRATLFNISFYGITVILAVLYLPLLLLPRAVMWKFAKLWAHITLFLAHHICGIRMQLEGLENRLDSQAIFAAKHQSAFETIALTAVLKKPAFVLKKELLYIPLFGLYLAKVGCVAIDRKAGSSAIKMMIKSAKEKLEQGYTIVIFAEGTRTSPDEEHPTYHPGVAALYTQLGVPLVPVALNSGLCWGRKAVLKKAGIVTIRFLQPFAEGMNRKVFMAQLREQVESHSAQLRDIERTRLGIAGS
- a CDS encoding YdcF family protein, with protein sequence MAVAKKHTRMIFALLVVAVALWLAGFAWFYHQVPRQENESVSATQTDIIVVLTGGMGRVEKGIDLLKEDRAKMLLISGVDKDVKPEELVKEYHIDTNHPVLSDGISRMVLDYGPRDTVGNAIETRKWMKKNNYHSVRLVTSSYHMPRSLMEFRHAMPEANIIASPVFPEWKEVENVVLVSRGSLRLIFLEYNKYILRKLYYALPEALQVISPRTSKLHPPTDVGLGSEADATSPSHKKETRQ
- the grpE gene encoding nucleotide exchange factor GrpE, which encodes QDEENEISAEDAAKKAADSIISADAINRAIRKAAEAPEESFEAAKEEVAESGENVNEALEALKADYETKLGEMKDQLLRAVAESENVRRRATRDVEETSKYAVSGFARDMITVGENLFLAVNSISEEARKEDGPLKSLADGVDMTLRELLNAFEKHGIQRIDPMGEKFDHNRHQAVSQVEDPSKEPNTVLHVMQAGYVINDRLLRPAMVVVSKKGAAESKVDTQA